The following coding sequences lie in one Silene latifolia isolate original U9 population chromosome 5, ASM4854445v1, whole genome shotgun sequence genomic window:
- the LOC141656220 gene encoding uncharacterized protein LOC141656220, which yields MPTRNKVFWLDSLHNQPSETFKHLINMAFKKKRANEQDQPTEDSDVGPDFITITGAPRQPDSIQCGYYACRFMLEIIRRRYLVIPDKYAINPSQQIEQYSSVDIDEVRDMWGNYVLEYIRNA from the exons atgccgacaaggaataaagttttctggttggactctttacataatcaaccaagcgagacttttaagcacttgattaatat ggcctttaagaagaaaagagcaaacgagcaggatcaacccacggaagattctgatgttggccctgattttattacgataacaggg gcccctcgccagccagatagcatacaatgtggatactacgcttgtcggttcatgttggagattattaggcgaagatatctcgttattccagacaag tatgcaatcaacccgtcacaacagattgagcagtactcaagtgtagatatagacgaggtaagagacatgtggggcaactacgtcttagaatatattagaaatgcatga